In one Trichlorobacter lovleyi SZ genomic region, the following are encoded:
- the metG gene encoding methionine--tRNA ligase produces the protein MKPSFYVTTPIYYVNDVPHIGHAYTTVAADVLARYKRMKGFDVFFLTGSDEHGQKVEKAAQTNGETPLELADRVVKRFQALWEKLGISHNDFIRTTQERHKQGVTHIFKQLMEQGDIYLGEYEDWYCTPCETFWTETQVEDGKCPDCNRPVEKLKEESYFFKMSAYGEKLLAHIEANPDFIQPKTRRNEIISFVKEGLRDLSVSRTSFSWGIPVPGNERHVIYVWFDALTNYISALGYPNADGNYGRYWPADAHLIGKDILRFHTVYWPTFLMAAGLPIPQKVFAHGWWTVEGQKMSKSLQNVVEPNMLIDKYGVDVVRYFLLREVPFGLDGDFSHGSLINRINSDLANDLGNLLSRSTAMLVKYFDGILPAPGPLSELDATLKTKAEAMLAAVDNCMDELAFSKALQSIWDVISAGNKYIDETAPWGLAKDPAKREQLATVMYCLLEAQRLVHSLVAPFMPQTARKALACLGWQKEATEEDLVWGKLAPGTIIEKAAALFPRIETKE, from the coding sequence CTATTACGTTAATGACGTGCCCCATATCGGCCATGCCTATACCACTGTTGCGGCCGATGTACTGGCCCGCTATAAGCGGATGAAGGGATTTGATGTCTTTTTTCTGACCGGCAGCGACGAGCATGGCCAGAAGGTTGAAAAGGCAGCCCAGACAAACGGCGAGACCCCGCTTGAACTTGCCGACCGGGTGGTTAAACGCTTTCAGGCCCTGTGGGAAAAGCTGGGAATCTCCCACAACGACTTTATCCGTACCACCCAGGAACGTCACAAGCAGGGTGTCACCCATATCTTTAAACAGTTGATGGAGCAAGGTGATATCTATCTGGGGGAATACGAGGACTGGTACTGCACCCCCTGCGAGACCTTCTGGACAGAAACCCAGGTGGAAGATGGCAAATGTCCTGACTGTAACCGCCCGGTCGAAAAGTTAAAGGAAGAATCCTACTTCTTCAAGATGAGCGCCTATGGTGAAAAACTGCTGGCGCATATTGAAGCCAACCCTGACTTCATCCAACCCAAAACCAGGCGCAATGAGATCATCTCCTTTGTCAAAGAAGGGTTGCGGGACCTGTCGGTATCCCGCACCTCGTTCTCCTGGGGAATCCCGGTGCCAGGCAATGAACGCCACGTCATCTATGTCTGGTTTGATGCCCTGACCAATTACATCAGTGCGCTCGGATATCCAAATGCAGATGGCAATTATGGCCGTTACTGGCCTGCTGATGCCCACCTGATCGGCAAGGATATCCTGCGTTTCCATACGGTCTACTGGCCGACCTTTCTGATGGCAGCCGGCCTGCCGATTCCCCAGAAGGTCTTTGCCCATGGTTGGTGGACGGTGGAAGGTCAGAAGATGTCAAAATCGCTGCAGAACGTTGTTGAGCCCAATATGCTGATCGACAAATACGGCGTGGATGTGGTGCGCTACTTCCTGCTGCGGGAAGTGCCCTTTGGCCTGGACGGTGATTTCTCACACGGGTCACTGATCAACCGGATCAACTCTGACCTGGCCAACGACCTGGGCAACCTGCTATCCCGCTCAACAGCCATGCTGGTTAAATATTTTGACGGTATCCTGCCCGCGCCAGGCCCACTTTCTGAGCTTGATGCCACTTTGAAGACCAAGGCTGAAGCGATGCTTGCGGCAGTAGACAACTGCATGGATGAACTGGCCTTCAGCAAGGCCCTGCAATCAATCTGGGATGTTATTTCAGCCGGCAATAAATATATTGACGAAACCGCTCCCTGGGGTCTTGCCAAAGATCCTGCCAAACGTGAGCAACTGGCAACGGTCATGTATTGTCTGCTTGAGGCTCAGCGGCTGGTTCACTCGCTGGTGGCCCCTTTTATGCCTCAGACCGCCCGTAAGGCATTGGCCTGTCTTGGCTGGCAGAAGGAAGCAACTGAAGAAGATCTGGTCTGGGGCAAACTTGCTCCAGGCA